Proteins encoded in a region of the Antedon mediterranea chromosome 2, ecAntMedi1.1, whole genome shotgun sequence genome:
- the LOC140039228 gene encoding disintegrin and metalloproteinase domain-containing protein 10-like gives MFLSELLVLLCLIPTSIGIPSDKKLNEFISDFEKLSYDRSEIHSRHTRAVKDVGQSFSVKFSAFNRNFNIRLRRDNSIFAEGFEVDTTEKKDSHFPYYVCTGYVNDERYSSHVYGSVLDGRFQGQVISNGSVYYVEPAERYFKPNEVDFHSVVYMDKHVKDTKGEKCGLGHEVYERMKQKLKIPVDDETSSETVENEEKSRRVRRQSNRRTCSLYIKADHTYYNKYGSTQAVVAAISEHVEAANVIFRMTTFGSYTGIQLAVARIKVFSSPDGNVFSEEYIGVERFLDLASSENHNKYCLSYTFANRDFSNGVLGLAWIASPSSGTSGGICDRYRSGKSLNTGIVTENNYGANVPSRISSLTFAHEVGHSFGSPHDARQECLPGMPNGNYLMYAYSSNADQPNNDRFSPCSVGNISLVLNAVFKESNGKTNCFKTMSQVSLCGNKIIEAGEQCDCGYQENNDCNEQCCVPQNEQHNNQNSCKLQMGVCSPSQGPCCNNMCQYRSNNYVCSPQTECRQQSTCRYPFTVIHYFTSGNVKCPSASKTADNTKCNNGTMVCSSGTCSGSICNAFGHLDPCLCEVTANTPSSELCQVCCQNVGKPATCVPASDINILDKYNNVIYMPIGSACNNKDGNFRGYCDVFNECQNVDEDGPLASIIKRIFFSDEDSVIDAIGTWLQDQWYVVLIGIIVLVIFMVATVFFCQRVIPTHNPHKREKEQNKQRSSMAVKFTNRKYRGSQMPGRHPVGTDQHPDQAEDKATRF, from the exons ATGTTCTTATCAGAGTTATTAGTACTCTTGTGTTTAATACCGACATCAATTGGTATTCCTAGCG ATAAAAAGTTAAACGAATTTATATCCGATTTTGAGAAACTTAGCTATGATAGAAGCGAGATTCATTCACGTCATACTCGCGCCGTTAAAGATGTTGGACAGTCTTTTAGCGTAAAATTCAGCGCATTTAACCG taatTTTAATATACGATTACGGAGAGATAATTCCATCTTTGCTGAAGGATTTGAGGTAGATACAACTGAGAAGAAAGACTCACATTTCCCTTATTATGTCTGCACAGGCTATGTAAATG atGAACGATACTCATCCCACGTATATGGCTCAGTTCTAGATGGTCGCTTTCAGGGTCAGGTTATTAGCAATGGCAGTGTGTATTATGTTGAACCAGCTGAGCGATATTTCAAGCCTAACGAGGTAGATTTCCACTCTGTAGTCTACATGGATAAACATGTTAAAGATACAAAAGGCGAAAAATGTGGACTTGGTCATGAGGTATATGAACGTATGAAGCAGAAATTGAAGATTCCAGTTGATGATGAGACATCAAGCGAGACAGTTGAG aATGAGGAAAAGTCAAGAAGAGTCAGACGACAGTCTAATAGAAGAACATGTTCCTTATATATCAAAGCTGATCATACATATTATAACAA GTATGGTTCAACGCAAGCTGTAGTAGCAGCCATATCAGAACATGTTGAGGCTGCTAACGTCATCTTTAGAATGACCACCTTTGGAAGTTACACCGGCATCCAATTAGCTGTTGCCAGAATCAAA gTTTTCTCCAGTCCTGATGGAAATGTTTTTTCAGAAGAATACATAGGAGTTGAGAGATTTTTAGATTTGGCTTCTAGTGAAAACCACAATAAATATTGCCTTTCCTACACCTTTGCCAATCGTGATTTTAGCAATGGCGTACTCGGCTTAGCATGGATTGCGAGTCCCAGTAGTGGAACAAGTGGTGGAATATGTGATCGATACCGAAGTGGAAAATCATTGAATACCGGTATTGTAACAGAAAATAACTACGGAGCTAATGTTCCGTCCCGAATCTCCAGTTTGACCTTTGCGCATGAGGTTGGCCATAGTTTTGGATCACCT caTGATGCCAGGCAGGAATGTTTACCAGGAATGCCTAATGGTAACTATTTGATGTATGCGTATTCTTCAAACGCTGACCAACCAAATAATGACAGGTTCTCACCATGTTCAGTGGGTAATATCTCACTAGTTCTAAATGCTGTATTTAAAGAAAGCAATGGCAAAACAAATTGTTTCAAGA CTATGTCTCAGGTATCACTTTGCGGTAATAAAATCATTGAAGCGGGAGAACAATGTGACTGTGGCTATCAAGAAAATAACGACTGCAACGAGCAGTGTTGTGTTCCTCAAAACGAGCAGCATAACAATCAAAACTCATGCAAGTTGCAAATGGGAGTTTGCAGTCCGTCTCAAGGGCCGTGCTGCAATAATATGTGTCAATATCGCTCCAATAATTACGTTTGTAGTCCGCAAACTGAATGCAGGCAGCAGTCAACATGTAGATATCCTTTTACAGTTATTCATTAT TTTACATCTGGTAATGTAAAATGTCCTTCGGCCTCAAAAACTGCCGACAACACAAAATGTAACAATGGTACCATGGTCTGTAGTAGTGGAACATGCAGCGGTTCCATATGCAATGCCTTTGGCCATCTTGACCCATGCTTATGCGAGGTGACCGCTAACACGCCTTCCTCGGAGTTATGTCAAGTCTGCTGTCAGAACGTTGGCAAACCAGCGACTTGCGTTCCTGCCAGCGACATCAACATCCTAGACAAGTACAACAATGTCATCTACATGCCGATTGGATCTGCATGCAATAACAAGGACGGAAACTTCCGTGGATATTGTGACGTATTCAACGAGTGTCAGAATGTTGACGAGGATGGTCCGTTGGCTAGTATCATCAAACGTATATTTTTCAGCGATGAAGATTCTGTTATTGATGCGATTGGCACATGGTTACAG GACCAATGGTATGTGGTACTCATCGGTATAATAGTGTTAGTCATCTTCATGGTAGCAACTGTGTTCTTCTGTCAACGAGTCATACCTACCCATAATCCTCATAAACGTGAAAAAGAGCAAAATAAGCAAAGAAGCAGTATGGCAGTCAAGTTTACTAATCGCAAGTACAGAGGAAGCCAGATGCCAGGCCGACACCCTGTTGGCACTGACCAGCACCCTGACCAAGCTGAAGACAAAGCTACACGGTTTTAG